One part of the Fundidesulfovibrio soli genome encodes these proteins:
- a CDS encoding ferredoxin yields MSDDHDLKPVYLNIVPCHGCGACAEVAPEVFEMDPLTDQPIQLAEEAPAETIRQAIAYCPNDCISTDEE; encoded by the coding sequence ATGAGCGACGACCACGACCTCAAGCCCGTGTACCTGAACATCGTGCCCTGCCACGGCTGCGGGGCCTGCGCCGAAGTGGCCCCCGAAGTCTTCGAGATGGACCCCCTCACAGACCAGCCCATCCAACTGGCCGAGGAAGCCCCTGCGGAGACCATCCGCCAGGCCATCGCCTATTGCCCCAACGACTGCATCTCCACCGACGAGGAGTAG